One part of the Lemur catta isolate mLemCat1 chromosome 13, mLemCat1.pri, whole genome shotgun sequence genome encodes these proteins:
- the GJC2 gene encoding gap junction gamma-2 protein: protein MTNMSWSFLTRLLEEIHNHSTFVGKVWLTVLVVFRIVLTAVGGESIYSDEQAKFTCNTRQPGCDNVCYDAFAPLSHVRFWVFQIVVISTPSVMYLGYAVHRLARASEQERRRALRRRSGPRRAPRAHLPPPHAGWPEPGDLGEEEPMLGLGEEEEEEEVGAAEGAGEEAEEAGAKGAGGDSKAAGVPGPAGQHDGRRRIQREGLMRVYVAQLVARAAFEVAFLVGQYLLYGFEVRPFFACSRQPCPHVVDCFVSRPTEKTVFLLVMYVVSCLCLLLNLCEMAHLGLGSAQDAVRGRRSPGAPAPVPAPRPPPCAFPAAAPGLACPPDYSLVVRAAERARAQDQNLANLALQALRDGAPAGDRDRDSPPCASGLPAASRAPPRAGAPASGSGSATSGGTVGEQGRPGAHERQGAKPRASSEKGSASSRDGKTTVWI, encoded by the coding sequence ATGACCAACATGAGCTGGAGCTTCCTGACGCGGCTGCTGGAGGAGATCCACAACCACTCCACCTTCGTGGGCAAGGTGTGGCTCACGGTGCTGGTGGTGTTCCGCATCGTGCTGACGGCCGTGGGCGGCGAGTCTATCTACTCCGACGAGCAGGCCAAGTTCACCTGCAACACGCGGCAGCCGGGCTGCGACAACGTCTGCTACGACGCCTTCGCGCCGCTGTCGCACGTGCGTTTCTGGGTCTTCCAGATCGTGGTCATCTCCACGCCCTCGGTCATGTACCTGGGCTACGCCGTCCACCGCCTGGCCCGCGCCTCCGAGCAGGAGCGGCGCCGCGCCCTCCGCCGCCGCTCCGGGCCCCGCCGCGCGCCCCGGGCACACCTGCCCCCGCCACACGCCGGCTGGCCCGAGCCCGGAGATCTGGGCGAAGAGGAGCCCATGCTGGGCCTgggcgaggaggaggaagaggaggaggtgggcgCGGCCGAGGGTGCGGgcgaggaggcagaggaggcggGCGCTAAGGGGGCCGGCGGGGACAGCAAGGCTGCGGGGGTCCCGGGCCCAGCCGGGCAGCACGACGGGCGGAGGCGCATCCAGCGGGAGGGGCTGATGCGCGTGTACGTGGCCCAGCTGGTGGCCAGGGCGGCCTTCGAGGTGGCCTTCCTGGTGGGCCAGTACCTGCTGTACGGCTTTGAGGTGCGGCCCTTCTTCGCGTGCAGCCGCCAGCCCTGCCCGCACGTGGTGGACTGCTTCGTGTCGCGGCCCACCGAGAAGACTGTCTTCCTGCTGGTCATGTACGTGGTCAGCTGTCTGTGCCTCCTGCTCAACCTCTGCGAGATGGCgcacctgggcctgggcagcGCGCAGGACGCCGTGCGCGGCCGCCGCAGCCCTGGGGCCCCCGCGCCCGTCCCCGCGCCGCGGCCCCCGCCCTGTGCCTTTCCTGCGGCCGCCCCGGGCCTGGCCTGCCCGCCCGACTACAGCCTCGTGGTGCGGGCGGCCGAGCGCGCGCGTGCGCAGGACCAGAACCTGGCGAACCTGGCCCTGCAGGCGCTACGCGACGGGGCGCCGGCTGGGGACCGCGACCGGGACAGCCCACCCTGCGCCTCCGGGCTCCCCGCGGCCTCTAGGGCGCCCCCCAGGGCAGGCGCCCCCGCGTCTGGGTCGGGCAGTGCCACGTCTGGGGGCACCGTCGGGGAGCAGGGCCGGCCGGGGGCACACGAGCGGCAGG